DNA from Streptomyces sp. Edi4:
GCCGCGAGTACTCGCGCTCGGTCGGGAAGAAGGCGGCGTTCATGCGTTCGCGCTGCACACGCAGCATCATCACCGCGTCGGACTTCGGCAGCACGGCGTCCAGGTCGTACGACACGTCGCAGGCCCAGTGTTCGACGCCGACCGGGAGCAGGGTGGGCGGGGCCACCAGGGTGACCTCGGCGCCCAGGGTGTGCAGAAGGTCGACGTTGGAACGGGCGACGCGGCTGTGCAGCACGTCGCCGACCAGGGTGACGCGCTTGCCGGAGAGGTCCTGGCCGAGCGCGTCCTCGCCGACCAGGCGCCGGCGCATGGTGAACGCGTCGAGCAGCGCCTGGGTGGGGTGCTGGTGGGTGCCGTCGCCGGCGTTGATGACGGGCGCGTCGATCCAGCCGGACGTGGCCAGGCGGTAGGGGGCGCCGGACGCGCTGTGGCGGATGACGACGGCGTCCACGCCCATCGCCTCCAGGGTCTGCGCGGTGTCCTTCAGGGACTCGCCCTTGGAGACCGAGGAGCCCTTGGCGGCGAAGTTGATGACGTCGGCCGACAGGCGCTTCTCGGCGGCCTCGAAGGAGATCCGGGTGCGGGTGGAGTCCTCGAAGAACAGGTTGCAGACGGTCCGGCCGCGCAGGGCAGGGAGCTTCTTGATGGGCCGGTCGGAGACCCGGGCCATCTCCTCGGCGGTGTCGAGGACGAGGACGGCGTCGTCGCGGGTGAGGTCGGCGGCCGAGATGAGGTGACGCATCATCGGGGGGTTCTCCAGGTGGGATGGAGGGTGGGGGCGTGCGGGCGCGCAGAAGCAGCCCGTGCGGGTCCGAGGGGCCGTACGGGGGTGCGGGGAGCTACTGCTCGCCGGCCGGAGCGGTCTGCTTGACACCGAGCAGCACGGCGTCGCGGCCGTCCTCCTCGGCGAGCTGGACCTTGACCGTCTCCCGCAGCGACGTGGGGAGGTTCTTGCCGACGTAGTCGGCGCGGATGGGCAGTTCGCGGTGGCCGCGGTCGACGAGGACCGCGAGCTGGACGGCGCGGGGGCGGCCGAGGTCGCCGAGGGCGTCCAGGGCGGCGCGGATGGTGCGGCCGGAGAACAGGACGTCGTCCACCAGGACGACCAGGCGGCCGTCGATGCCGTCGCCGGGGATCTCGGTGCGGCCGAGCGCGCGGGCGGGCTTCATCCGCAGGTCGTCGCGGTACATGGTGATGTCGAGGGAGCCGACGGGGGTCTTGCGCCCGGTGATGGCTTCGAGCTTCACGGCGAGCCGTTCGGCGAGGAAGACGCCTCGGGTCGGGATGCCGAGGAGCACCACGTCGTCGGCGCCCTTGGCGCGTTCGACGATCTCGTGGGCGATGCGGGTCAGGACGCGGGCGATGTCGGGGCCTTCGAGAACGGGCCGCGCCGCATCGGGATGCGCCGGATCCTGCTGGTTCTGCGGGTGCTGCGTGTCCATATGAAACGGACCTCCTTCTCCGCCTCACGGGACGGACCTTAAAGGACGTCGAAATTGCGACCCCCACGTTACCAGGGGCCGAGGCCCGCCCGGTACCGGCCCCTCACTCGGACGGGTGAACGGGCCGGGACGATCGCCGTGACCAGGAGGGGCGCGCCACGCCCGGAGCGTGTCACTCCTGCGGGGCGGGGGTGTGGACCATTCGGCTTGACTCGGCCAAGTAACGCTGCGTAACCTCACAGTGAGTTACAGCCGCGCGGCGGAGCCGCACGTTGTCACAGCGTCCGGGGAGCTATATGTCCAGCGAATACGCAAAACAGCTCGGGGCCAAGCTCCGCGCCATCCGCACCCAGCAGGGCCTGTCCCTGCACGGTGTGGAGGAGAAGTCCCAGGGCCGCTGGAAGGCCGTCGTGGTCGGGTCGTACGAGCGTGGCGACCGCGCCGTGACCGTTCAGCGCCTCGCCGAGCTGGCGGACTTCTACGGGGTCCCGGTGCAGGAGCTGCTGCCGGGCACCACGCCGGGCGGGGCCGCCGAGCCGCCGCCGAAGCTCGTCCTCGACCTTGAGCGGCTGGCGCACGTGCCGCCGGAGAAGGCCGGCCCGCTCCAGCGTTACGCGGCGACCATCCAGTCGCAGCGCGGCGACTACAACGGCAAGGTGCTCTCGATCCGCCAGGACGACCTGCGCACCCTCGCCGTCATCTACGACCAGTCGCCCTCGGTCCTCACCGAGCAGCTGATCAGCTGGGGCGTCCTGGACGCGGACGCGCGCCGCGCCGTCGCCCACGAAGAGGCCTGACGGCCTTAAGCAGAAACGTGCCGCCGGGCCCGGCGGGAGCAATGGCTCCCACCGGGCCCGCCGGCATTTCGGGAGGCGCTCGGGGCTCCGGGGTGCCCGGGGCTCCGGGAGAGATCCGCAACCCCGGGTCGCGGGCCCCGGGGCCTCCCGAGTTCCCGTGGGACCCGGGTTCCCAAGGCCGGCTCCAGGGCCGCCCGCGTGCCCGAGGATGCCGGTAGTGCTCGGGGCTCCGGGGCGCCCAGGAATCCCGAGGCCGGGCTCCAGGCCGGCCCCCCCGAGTACCCGAAGAATCCGGGACCCCGAGGCCGGACTCCGGGCCTCCCAAACGCCCAGGGGACTCGGAATTCCGAAGGCAGGCCCCGGGGCCACCGGAGTTCCCGCGGGGACCAGGATCCCGAAGCCGGACGGCCCCCGAGTACCCGAAGAATCCGGGACCCCATGGCCGGACTCCGGGCCTCCCAAACGCCCAGGGGACTCGGAATTCCGAAGGCAGGCCCCGGGGCCACCGGAGTTCCCGGGGAGCCAGGATCCCGAAGCCGGACGGGCCCCCCGAGTGCCCGAAGAATCCGGGACCCCGAGGTCGGGTCCCAGGCCCCCTAGTACTCGGGGGACCCGGGCCCCGAGGTCGAGGGACCACGGGCCCCCCGAGTGTCCGAAAGATCCGGGATCCCGAGATCGGGCTCTGGGGCTTCCCAAGTCCCCGAGATGTCCCGGATGCCGAGGCCGGACCTCGGCCTCCGGGGACCGGGCCCCCAGAGTCTCCGGGATCCCGGGGGTGCCGGGTTGCCGAGGGTCCCGGGTTCCGAGGGGTCCGGCGGTCCCGGGCCGGGTTGCCGAGGGTCCCGGGTTCCGAGGGGTCCGGCGGTCTCGGGCCGGGTTGCCGAGGGTCCCGGGTTCCGAGGGGTCCGGCGGTCCCGGGCCGGGTTGCCGAGGGTCCCGGGTTCCGAGGGGTCCGGCGGTCCCGGGCCGGGTTGCCGAGGGTCCCGGGTTCCGAGGGGTCCGGCGGTCCGGGGGCCTCCCCGGGATGCCGAAGGGCCCGCGGCGTGTGCCGCGGGCCCTTCGTTGGCTCCTGTACCGCCGGAGGCTAGTCGCGGCGCAGGCTGGGCTTGAGATCCTTGAAGCGGGCGAGCATTCCGTTCACGAAGGCCGGGGAGTCGTCCGTGGAGAACTCCTTGGCCAGCTGGACGGCCTCGTCGATGACGACCGCGTCGGGCGTCTCGTCCTCCCAGACCAGCTCGTAGGTGCCGAGCCGCAGGATGTTCCGGTCGACGACCGGCATCCGGTCGAGCGTCCAGTCCACCGCGTAGGTGGAGATCAGGTCGTCGATGCGGTCCACGTACTCCGCGTACCCCTCGACGAGCTGCATCGTGTACTCGTTGACCGGAGGCTGACGGTCGTCGGACCGCGAGTGCCGCACCCAGTCCGCGAGGACCGTCTGCACGGTCTCACCGCGCTGGTCGGCCTCGAAGAGGATCTGGAAGGCGCGCTTGCGGGCCTTGTTCCGGGCAGCCACGGTTAGCTGTTCACCCGGCCGAGGTAGTCGCCCGTGCGGGTGTCGACCTTGATCTTCTCACCGGTGGTGATGAAGAGCGGGACGCCGATCTCGTAACCGGTCTCCAGGGTGGCCGGCTTGGTGCCGCCGGTGGAGCGGTCGCCCTGGACGCCCGGGTCGGTGTGCTGGATGGTCAGCTCGACGGCGGCCGGCAGCTCGACGTAGAGCACCTCGCCCTCGTGCTGCGCGACCGAGGCGGTGAAGCCCTCGATCAGGAAGTTGGCGGCGTCGCCGACAGCCTTGCGGTCGACCATCAGCTGGTCGTACGTGTCCATGTCCATGAAGACGAAGTAGTCGCCGTCCATGTACGAGAACTGCATGTCGCGCCGGTCAATGGTGGCCGTCTCGACCTTCACACCGGCGTTGAAGGTCTTGTCGACCACCTTGCCGGAGAGCACGTTCTTGAGCTTGGTGCGCACGAAGGCCGGGCCCTTGCCGGGCTTGACGTGCTGGAACTCGACGACGGACCAGAGCTGGCCTCCGTCGAGCTTGAGCACCAGGCCGTTCTTGAGGTCGTTCGTGGAAGCCACGGTTGCGGAATCTCCTGGACTGAAAGCTGGTGGACGACCGAGGGTACGCGCGCGGTGCGCGTACGCGTGCTAGAGCGCTAGCAGCTCCTTGGTCGTGATGGTGAGTAGCTCGGGGCCGCCGTCCGCCTCGGGGCGTACGACGAGCGTGTCATCGATCCGGACGCCGCCCCGGCCCGGGAGGTGGACCCCCGGTTCGACGGTGACCGGCACGCAAGTGTCCAGTTTACCCATGGCTCCAGGTGCGAGCTGCGGCTCCTCGTCGATTTCGAGCCCGACCCCGTGTCCGGTGAGCGGTCCGACGGCCTCCGCGTGGCCGGCCGCGTCCAGGACCTGACGGGCCGCACGGTCCACCGCGCGGTACTCGGTGCCGGGCAGCAGGGCCTCCCGGCCGGCCCGCTGGGCTGCGAAGACGGCGTCGTACAGCTCGATCTGCCAGTCGGCCGGGGTCGTGCCGATCACGAACGTACGCCCGATCTCGCAGCGGTATCCGCGATAGGTGGCGCCCAGGCAGACCGAGAGGAAGTCGCCCTCCTCGACCCTGCGGTCGGCCGGCCGGTGGCCCGCGCGGCCGGAGTTGGGGCCGGTGCCGACCGAGGTCATGAAGGCGGGCCCGTCGGCGCCGTGGTCGACCAGGCGGCGTTCCAGCTCCAGGGCGAGGTGGCGTTCGGTGCGGCCCACCAGGATCGACTCGAGGAGTTCGCCCAGGGCCTGGTCGGTGATCTCCGCTGCGATCCGCAGACAGGCGATCTCCTCCTCGTCCTTGACCAGGCGGCGCTGTTCCACCGCGCCCGCGAGGTCGCCCAGGAGCAGGTGCGGCGCCACGGAGCCGATGGCGCGGTGACGGGCCACGGACAGGTGGTGCTCCTCCACGGCGAGCGAGTCGGCCCCGCTTGCCTGGGCGAGGTCGGCGGCCGCCACGGCCGGGTCGCCGCCGGGGGCCGGCAGCACGGTGAGCCGCAGCTGTTCATCGAGATGGCCCTCGATGAGGTCGCCCGAGGGCGTGCGCGGGCACAGCAGGACGTCCTCGGCCGGGCCGATCAGCAGGACCGCGCCCGGCGGGGCGCCGCCCGCGAGGTAGCGGACGTTGGCCGGGCGCGAGACCAGGGCGGCCGCGCTGCCTGCGGCCGCGCAGCGGTCCCGCAGCCAGGCGCGGCGCACCGCGAACACCTCTGACATGCCCCGAGCGTATGAGCGGGGCCGGTGTTCGGCCGTTTCTGCGCGTCCGACCGGGGGCCGCCCCGGTGGTCGGTCCGTCCTCCTCCTCGATCGCCGGACGGGCTGAGGTTGCCGATGCCCGGCATGCCACCGACGTCGGCCCCGCCCGAGGCCTCGAACGCCTGACTGGCTGTGGGTGTGCATGCTGCCCGGCACCAGTACCGCCAGGGTCCCGGGGAACTGCGCGAGACGCGAGCACGATTGGCAGACGGAAACGGGGGGTGCCTGGGGCCTCGGCCCCTCCGCACACCCCGGACGGGCCGAGGATGCCGACGTGGCCCGGCACCGAGTAGTTCAGGGGCGCCGGGAACTGCGCGGGCAAATAGGCCCGGTCCGCACCGGAAAGCCGGAGTGGCTGAGGATGCCGATCCTGGGCATACCGCCGAGGCCAGCCCCCGTCGGGGGCACCGGCACGGTTCACAGACGAAAGCCTGGTTGCCTGGGGCTTCGCCCCAGGGGCAGGGGCCGGGGCTATCAGGCCGGGGGGCTCGCGATGGTGCGGGCCAGGACGTCGTCCAGGAGGCGGGCCGTGGTGGGGACGTCGTACTGGGAGTTGTCGATGATCGGCAGGCCCGAGCCGTACCAGCCGGCCATGCGCCCATGGATGCCCGCCACTTCCTCGTCGGAAAGGCGCCGGTTGCCGCTGCGCTCCGCGTTGCGCTCGAGGACCACTTCGAGGCCGGGCAGGAGCACGACGGGAAGCAGCCCGGGCCCCACGTGCCGTTTCCAGCCGCCGAGGCCGACGACCGGCCGGTCGGGGAAGACCGCGTCGTCCAGGATGCAGGAGATGCCGTTGGCCAGGAAGTTGCGCGCGGCGAAGCCGCAGGTGCGCCGGGCCAGGCGGTACTGGGCCTCGGAGTGGTCGTTCCAGCCTGACTGGGGGTCGGCGAACCCCGAGCACACCCACTCGCGTACGTCGTCGAGGCTGATGTGCGCGGTGGGCACCTGGCGGTGCTGCGCCCAGTACCGGGCCACGGTCGTCTTGCCCGCGCCCGCCGGGCCGATGAGCAGCACGGCGAGCGTGGTGGCGCCGGTGCCCTCGGGTGCCTGGGGCAGCGGCACGGGCCCGCCGGGCGGCAGGGCGACGTGCCCGGTGGTGTCGAGGGAGGGCGGCCGCACCGAGGCGTGCTGCGGCGCCGGGCCGTGCCAGCCCTGGCCGGGCGGCTGCTGGGTGGCGGGGTGGTGCGGGGCCTGGGCCGGCGGGGCCGGAAGGCGGGCCGGCGGCCCGGCGGGACCGGCTCCCGGCGCGGGGCCCGGCTGGTAGGACGGCGAGGCGCCGGCCAAGGGCGCGGCCGGCCGCAGTGGAGCCGTGCCTTCCGGCTCGATGCCCTGGGCCCACTCGTGCGGGGGCTGCCCCGGGGCGTGGGGCGGCGGCAGTGGAGCCCCCCCTGCGTGCTGCATCCGGTGCCACTCCGTCTCGTACAGGCAACTGGCGCTGGTGGGACGCCCGTCGGTGTGGGGCGGCCCGGTGCAGAACCGTACCTTCCCCGGCCGCCACAGTGTGAACGGCCGGGAGGCGTCAAGCGTGCCCCGTCAGCCGGTTTCCGCGGCCAGTTCGTCGGCGAGCGCGCGCAGGGCGAGCCGGTAGGACCCGATGCCGAAGCCCGCGACGGTGCCGGTGGCCACGGGTGCGATCACCGAGGTGTGGCGGAATTCCTCCCGCGCGTACGGGTTGGAGATGTGCACCTCGATGAGCGGCGCGGTGCGCTGAGCGGCCGCGTCGCGCATTCCGTACGAGTAGTGCGTGAAGGCGCCCGGGTTGATGACGACCGGAACGCGCCCGTCCGCTGCCTCGTGGAGCCAGCGGATGAGTTCGCCCTCGTCGTTGGTCTCGCGCACCGAGACCTCGAAGCCGAGCTCCTTGCCCAGCATCTCGCAGACCTCGACGAGGCCGGCGTAGCTGGTGGCGCCGTACACGTCGGGCTCGCGCGAGCCGAGGCGCCCGAGGTTGGGGCCGTTGAGGACGAACACGCGCCGGGTCACGCGGAGACCTCGCCGTAGGCGGCGAGCAGCATCGCCGGGTCGGGGCCTTCCAGGACGGTCGGCTTGGCGAGGCCGTCGAGGACGATGAAGCGGAGCAGGTTGCCCCGGGACTTCTTGTCGAGCTTCATGTTCTCCACGAGCTTGGGCCACTGGTCGCCCCGGTAGGTCAGCGGAAGCCCGACCGATTTGAGGACCGCGCTGTGCCGGTCGGCGGTCGCGTCGTCCAACCGCCCTGCCAGGCGGCCGAGTTCGGCGGCGAAGACCATGCCGACGGAGACGGCGGCGCCGTGGCGCCACTTGTAGCGCTCGTTCTTCTCGATCGCGTGGGCGAGGGTGTGGCCGTAGTTCAGGATCTCGCGCCGGCCCGATTCCCTCAGGTCGCCCGAGACCACCTCGGCCTTGACCCGGATGGAGCGCTCGATGAGCTCGGCGGTGTGCGGGCCCTCGGGGGTGCGGGCGCCGGCCGGGTCGGACTCGATGAGGTCGAGGATGACCGGGTCGGCGATGAAGCCGGTCTTGATGACCTCGGCCAGGCCCGACACGTAGTCGTTGACGGGCAGCGAGTCCAGCGCGGCCAGGTCGCACAGGACGCCGGCGGGCGGGTGGAAGGCGCCCACCAGGTTCTTGCCCTCGGCGGTGTTGATGCCGGTCTTGCCGCCGACGGCCGCGTCCACCATGCCGAGCACGGTGGTCGGCACCGAGATCCAGCGCACCCCGCGCAGCCAGGTGGCCGCGACGAAGCCCGCGAGGTCGGTGGTGGCGCCGCCGCCCACGCCGATGACAAGGTCGGTGCGGGTGAAGCCGGACTGGCCCAGCGCCTTCCAGCAGTAGGCGGCGACCTCGGCGGTCTTGGCCTCCTCGGCGTTGGGCACCTGGATCGCGATGACCTCGTAGTCCTGGCCCGCGAGGTCGTCGCGGATCGCGTCCCCCGTGCCGGCCAGGGCCTCGGGGTGGATGATCGCGACCCGCTTCGCCTTGTCGCCGATGAGTCCGGCCAGTTCACCCAGCAGGTTGCGGCCGACGAGCACGTCGTACGGGTCGGTGCCGGCGGCGGCGCCGACCTGGATCCGGGTGGGTGCCTGCTCCGTCATGCGTCCTTCAACTCCAGTGCGTCGAGGACCGCCTGGGCGACCTCTTCGGGGGTGCGCTCGTCGGTCGCGACGACCGCACGGGCGACTTCGGTGTACAGATGGCGCCGCGCGTCCATCAGTTCGCGCCACTGCCGGCGCGGGTTGACGGCGAGCAGCGGGCGGGCGGTGTTCAGGCCGACGCGCTTGACGGCCGCCTCGACGTCCATCGAGAGGTAGATCACGGGGTGCGGCGCGAGCAGCGCCCGAGTGCCCTCGTCGAGGATGGCGCCGCCGCCGAGCGAGAGGACGCCCGTGTGCCCGGCCAGCGCGGCGCGTACGGCGTCTCGCTCCAGGGCGCGGAAGTGCTCCTCGCCGTCCTCGACGAAGATGTCCGAGATGGCGCGGCCCTCGGCGGCCACGATGTCGGCGTCGGTGTCCCGGTAGGGCACGCCGAGCCGCTGGGCCAGCAGCGCGCCCACGGTGGACTTGCCCGAGCCCATCGGGCCGACCAGGACGACCAGGGGTCCGGTGGCGCTCACCGGATCTGGAGGTTGTCGAGGTAGGAGCGCACGTTGCGGCGGGTCTCGGGCACGCTGTCGCCGCCGAACTTCTCGACGACCGCGTCCGCGAGGACGAGCGCGACCATGGCCTCGGCGACGATGCCGGCGGCCGGCACGGCGCACACGTCGGAGCGCTGGTGGTGGGCCTTGGCGGCCTCGCCGGTGGCGACGTCGATGGTGGCGAGCGCGCGCGGCACGGTCGCGATGGGCTTCATCGCGGCGCGCACCCGCAGCAGTTCACCGGTGGTCAGACCGCCCTCGGTGCCGCCGGAGCGGCCGGAGGTGCGCTTGACGCCATCCGGAGTGTTGACGATCTCG
Protein-coding regions in this window:
- a CDS encoding aspartate carbamoyltransferase catalytic subunit; this encodes MMRHLISAADLTRDDAVLVLDTAEEMARVSDRPIKKLPALRGRTVCNLFFEDSTRTRISFEAAEKRLSADVINFAAKGSSVSKGESLKDTAQTLEAMGVDAVVIRHSASGAPYRLATSGWIDAPVINAGDGTHQHPTQALLDAFTMRRRLVGEDALGQDLSGKRVTLVGDVLHSRVARSNVDLLHTLGAEVTLVAPPTLLPVGVEHWACDVSYDLDAVLPKSDAVMMLRVQRERMNAAFFPTEREYSRRYGLDGDRMAKMPEHGIVMHPGPMVRGMEITAEVADSDRCTVVEQVANGVHTRMAVLYLLLGGNEPAVSHARPTDAENK
- the pyrR gene encoding bifunctional pyr operon transcriptional regulator/uracil phosphoribosyltransferase PyrR, translated to MDTQHPQNQQDPAHPDAARPVLEGPDIARVLTRIAHEIVERAKGADDVVLLGIPTRGVFLAERLAVKLEAITGRKTPVGSLDITMYRDDLRMKPARALGRTEIPGDGIDGRLVVLVDDVLFSGRTIRAALDALGDLGRPRAVQLAVLVDRGHRELPIRADYVGKNLPTSLRETVKVQLAEEDGRDAVLLGVKQTAPAGEQ
- the bldD gene encoding transcriptional regulator BldD, producing MSSEYAKQLGAKLRAIRTQQGLSLHGVEEKSQGRWKAVVVGSYERGDRAVTVQRLAELADFYGVPVQELLPGTTPGGAAEPPPKLVLDLERLAHVPPEKAGPLQRYAATIQSQRGDYNGKVLSIRQDDLRTLAVIYDQSPSVLTEQLISWGVLDADARRAVAHEEA
- the nusB gene encoding transcription antitermination factor NusB is translated as MAARNKARKRAFQILFEADQRGETVQTVLADWVRHSRSDDRQPPVNEYTMQLVEGYAEYVDRIDDLISTYAVDWTLDRMPVVDRNILRLGTYELVWEDETPDAVVIDEAVQLAKEFSTDDSPAFVNGMLARFKDLKPSLRRD
- the efp gene encoding elongation factor P, with the protein product MASTNDLKNGLVLKLDGGQLWSVVEFQHVKPGKGPAFVRTKLKNVLSGKVVDKTFNAGVKVETATIDRRDMQFSYMDGDYFVFMDMDTYDQLMVDRKAVGDAANFLIEGFTASVAQHEGEVLYVELPAAVELTIQHTDPGVQGDRSTGGTKPATLETGYEIGVPLFITTGEKIKVDTRTGDYLGRVNS
- a CDS encoding M24 family metallopeptidase, giving the protein MSEVFAVRRAWLRDRCAAAGSAAALVSRPANVRYLAGGAPPGAVLLIGPAEDVLLCPRTPSGDLIEGHLDEQLRLTVLPAPGGDPAVAAADLAQASGADSLAVEEHHLSVARHRAIGSVAPHLLLGDLAGAVEQRRLVKDEEEIACLRIAAEITDQALGELLESILVGRTERHLALELERRLVDHGADGPAFMTSVGTGPNSGRAGHRPADRRVEEGDFLSVCLGATYRGYRCEIGRTFVIGTTPADWQIELYDAVFAAQRAGREALLPGTEYRAVDRAARQVLDAAGHAEAVGPLTGHGVGLEIDEEPQLAPGAMGKLDTCVPVTVEPGVHLPGRGGVRIDDTLVVRPEADGGPELLTITTKELLAL
- a CDS encoding Pro-rich N-terminal domain-containing protein, yielding MQHAGGAPLPPPHAPGQPPHEWAQGIEPEGTAPLRPAAPLAGASPSYQPGPAPGAGPAGPPARLPAPPAQAPHHPATQQPPGQGWHGPAPQHASVRPPSLDTTGHVALPPGGPVPLPQAPEGTGATTLAVLLIGPAGAGKTTVARYWAQHRQVPTAHISLDDVREWVCSGFADPQSGWNDHSEAQYRLARRTCGFAARNFLANGISCILDDAVFPDRPVVGLGGWKRHVGPGLLPVVLLPGLEVVLERNAERSGNRRLSDEEVAGIHGRMAGWYGSGLPIIDNSQYDVPTTARLLDDVLARTIASPPA
- the aroQ gene encoding type II 3-dehydroquinate dehydratase, with the translated sequence MTRRVFVLNGPNLGRLGSREPDVYGATSYAGLVEVCEMLGKELGFEVSVRETNDEGELIRWLHEAADGRVPVVINPGAFTHYSYGMRDAAAQRTAPLIEVHISNPYAREEFRHTSVIAPVATGTVAGFGIGSYRLALRALADELAAETG
- the aroB gene encoding 3-dehydroquinate synthase; its protein translation is MTEQAPTRIQVGAAAGTDPYDVLVGRNLLGELAGLIGDKAKRVAIIHPEALAGTGDAIRDDLAGQDYEVIAIQVPNAEEAKTAEVAAYCWKALGQSGFTRTDLVIGVGGGATTDLAGFVAATWLRGVRWISVPTTVLGMVDAAVGGKTGINTAEGKNLVGAFHPPAGVLCDLAALDSLPVNDYVSGLAEVIKTGFIADPVILDLIESDPAGARTPEGPHTAELIERSIRVKAEVVSGDLRESGRREILNYGHTLAHAIEKNERYKWRHGAAVSVGMVFAAELGRLAGRLDDATADRHSAVLKSVGLPLTYRGDQWPKLVENMKLDKKSRGNLLRFIVLDGLAKPTVLEGPDPAMLLAAYGEVSA
- a CDS encoding shikimate kinase codes for the protein MGSGKSTVGALLAQRLGVPYRDTDADIVAAEGRAISDIFVEDGEEHFRALERDAVRAALAGHTGVLSLGGGAILDEGTRALLAPHPVIYLSMDVEAAVKRVGLNTARPLLAVNPRRQWRELMDARRHLYTEVARAVVATDERTPEEVAQAVLDALELKDA